The Latilactobacillus sakei subsp. sakei DSM 20017 = JCM 1157 genome includes a window with the following:
- a CDS encoding Gfo/Idh/MocA family protein, with product MQKLGIIGTNWITGQFVNAARDAEAFKLTAVYSRTEEKADQFKTDYTAPDANTYTTLDGFFESRDFETVYIASPNSLHFKQAKQAIEAGKNVIVEKPAFSNPDEMVDMIAILADHPDQFLFEAARQIHEANFKIVQDAIAKLPSINGATLSYMKYSSRYDAVLAGEEPNIFSPHFSGGALQDLGVYVVYDALSWFGQPIAVDYQAEMLPTKVDGKGVATLHYPDYDVTLIFGKTVDSYLTSEIYGGQSTIVLDNAGTIGQVDLYEDGGQKITSLGEQSLANPMMAEAATFATIIANHDTKRYHELLQLSQSVNAVLYQLRQSAGIQFDADQH from the coding sequence ATGCAAAAATTAGGCATTATTGGTACAAATTGGATTACAGGCCAGTTTGTGAACGCAGCACGCGATGCAGAAGCATTCAAATTGACAGCGGTTTATTCAAGAACTGAAGAAAAGGCGGACCAGTTTAAAACAGACTATACTGCGCCCGACGCAAATACGTATACAACACTCGATGGCTTTTTTGAAAGTCGCGATTTTGAAACCGTTTATATCGCATCCCCCAATAGCTTACATTTTAAACAAGCTAAACAAGCAATCGAAGCAGGGAAAAATGTGATTGTCGAAAAGCCGGCTTTCAGTAATCCGGATGAAATGGTAGATATGATTGCTATATTAGCGGATCATCCCGATCAGTTTCTATTTGAGGCAGCGCGCCAAATCCATGAAGCTAATTTCAAAATTGTGCAAGACGCAATTGCTAAATTACCAAGCATCAACGGCGCAACCTTATCGTATATGAAATACTCATCTCGCTATGATGCGGTTTTAGCGGGGGAAGAACCCAATATTTTCTCACCACACTTTTCAGGTGGTGCCTTACAAGATTTAGGCGTTTACGTTGTTTATGATGCACTCAGCTGGTTTGGCCAACCAATTGCGGTTGATTACCAAGCTGAAATGCTACCAACTAAGGTGGATGGTAAAGGGGTCGCAACCCTTCATTACCCAGATTACGATGTGACTTTAATCTTTGGTAAGACAGTGGATTCATATTTAACATCAGAAATTTATGGCGGCCAAAGCACAATTGTCTTAGATAATGCGGGCACAATTGGTCAAGTCGATTTATACGAAGATGGTGGTCAAAAAATAACATCTCTCGGCGAACAATCACTTGCTAATCCGATGATGGCTGAAGCGGCAACTTTTGCAACGATTATTGCTAATCACGACACAAAACGGTATCATGAATTATTACAACTAAGTCAATCGGTCAATGCCGTTTTATATCAATTAAGACAATCGGCCGGGATCCAGTTTGATGCAGATCAACATTAA